One window of Triticum dicoccoides isolate Atlit2015 ecotype Zavitan chromosome 5A, WEW_v2.0, whole genome shotgun sequence genomic DNA carries:
- the LOC119297414 gene encoding uncharacterized protein LOC119297414 yields METAQERELLQRLPLQLQGWPFHAMPPSFDAGSGGSGSSSMSSDSFLLGWEPPFGGCFGLADAQLHDLFPLCMMEPLPLSPAATSTAAGLPSEQQGPAPAAMPNGELGDLLLNFWDAGDVSERPVAINSGCVAPQQHEKSSQSSAATATNSFLYDEDDLLGSIFSKRPTMAEEPPVLLLAPAEAEPLLSTSSSSSCHAGPLASGAGGARPQDATATAEPSGARAPPLPRCSSSSLKRATPEAAAESASAEAECSQSGGKRRRAASGSVLCPFAVLKPDGLDGGATLADINARILMRPARPVRHPVGEYACAPRVLAADAPGISGRAVSGFTRLHTPGRGTITIMRTRG; encoded by the exons ATGGAGACAGCGCAGGAAAGAGAGCTGCTGCAGCGGCTGCCGCTGCAGCTGCAGGGGTGGCCTTTCCACGCCATGCCGCCCAGCTTCGACgccggcagcggcggcagcggcagcagcagcatgaGCAGCGACTCCTTCCTGCTCGGCTGGGAGCCGCCGTTCGGCGGCTGCTTCGGCCTCGCCGACGCGCAGCTCCACGACCTCTTCCCGCTCT GCATGATGGAGCCGCTCCCGCTGTCGCCGGCCGCGACGTCCACGGCGGCGGGCCTCCCGTCGGAGCAGCAGGGCCCGGCGCCGGCGGCAATGCCCAACGGGGAGCTCGGCGACCTCCTGCTG AATTTCTGGGACGCCGGTGATGTCAGCGAGCGGCCGGTCGCAATCAATTCAGGCTGCGTGGCACCGCAGCAGCACGAGAAGAGCAGCCAGAGCAGCGCTGCCACCGCCACGAACTCTTTCCTCT ATGATGAGGACGATCTTTTGGGCTCCATTTTCTCCAAGAGGCCCACCATGGCAGAAGAACCGCCCGTGCTCCTCCTCGCCCCGGCGGAGGCGGAGCCCCTCCtcagcacctcctcctcctccagctgcCACGCGGGCCCACTCGCCAGCGGCGCCGGCGGGGCCCGGCCGCAggacgccaccgccaccgccgagcCAAGTGGCGCGCGGGCCCCGCCGCTCCCccgctgctcctcctcgtcgctcaAACGCGCGACACCGGAAG CAGCGGCGGAGTCGGCGTCGGCGGAGGCGGAGTGCAGCCAGAGCGGCGGCaagcggcggagggcggcgtcggGAAGCGTGCTGTGCCCGTTCGCGGTGCTGAAGCCCGACGGGCTGGACGGCGGCGCGACGCTGGCGGACATCAACGCGCGCATCCTCATGCGGCCGGCGCGGCCCGTGCGGCACCCCGTCGGCGAGTACGCGTGCGCGCCGCGCGTGCTGGCGGCCGACGCGCCGGGCATCTCCGGCAGGGCCGTCTCGGGGTTCACGCGGCTGCACACCCCCGGCCGCGGCACCATCACCATCATGAGGACGCGAGGCTGA